The genomic stretch GCCAACCTTCCCGCAGTGCGGATTCTCCGCCGTCGTCGTGCAGGTGCTGAATCACCTGGAAGTCGACTACAAGGGCATCAACGTGCTGGAAGACCCCTCGGTGCGCGACGGCATCAAGGAATTCTCCAACTGGCCGACCATTCCGCAGCTCTATGTGAAGGGCGAGTTCATCGGCGGCTGCGACATCGTGCGCGAGATGTACGAGACCGGCGAGCTGACCGACCTTATGGCCACCCGCGGGATCGCCGTCGCGGCGGAATAACCGCTCCATACACTACCGGATACCGGAAAGGCCGCCTGAAAGGGCGGCCTTTTCCTTTTCTTCCCTCTCCCCTTGCGGGAGAGGGTTGCGGAGCCTTATGAGCGAAGCGAGCTAAACGAAGCTGGGTGAGGGGTACCCGCACTGGCGGAGCCGCCCCCTTACCCGGACGCTTCGCGTCCACCCTCTCCCGCAAGGGGAGAGGGTTTAGGGACAGGCGTCTCGAAGCATAGGGCGGCTTAAAGAAAATTCCCCCCAAACGAGAACGGCCCGGCGTGATGCCGGGCCGCGTCGTAGTCGGGATGTTCCGTACCGGTTAGCGCGAGTAGAACTCGACCACCTGGTTCGGCTCCATCGACACCGGGTAGGGCACGTCGGCCAGCTTCGGGATGCGGGTGAAGGTACCCTTCATCGCGCTGTGATCGACATCCAGATAGTCCGGCACGTCGCGCTCGCCCGACGAGCTGCCTTCCAGCACCAGCGGCAACTGGCGGGACTTTTCCTTCACCTCGATCACATCGCCCTCGCGGACCATGTAGGAGGGGATGTTCACGCGCTTGCCATTGACCTTGATGTGGCCGTGGTTCACGAACTGGCGCGCCGCGAACACGGTCGGCACGAACTTCATGCGGTAGATCACGGCATCCAGGCGGCGCTCCAGCAGGCCGATCAGGTTCTCGCCGGTGTCGCCCTTCAGGCGCACAGCCTCCTCATAGAGGCGGCGGAACTGGCGCTCGCCGATATTGCCGTAATAGCCCTTCAGCTTCTGCTTCGCCATCAGCTGCACGCCGTAGTCGGTCGGCTTGCGGCGGCGCTGGCCATGCTGGCCCGGGCGGTAGTCGCGCTTGTTCAGCGGGCTCTTCGGCCGGCCCCAGAGGTTCACACTGAGGCGGCGGTCAATTTTATACTTGGATTCCTGACGCTTCGACATTCTCTAAACCTTGCTCCGTTTATACGGATGATGATGTCCCGGTAGGTCCTGCGGTCCGTTTCCGAACCCGGACGGGAATGGGCGCGCGTAAACGCCCATTCCGCATTCCCGGGAATGAAGGCGCGCAGTATAGGGATCGGCGCGCCCGAGTCAAACCAAGAGTCGCTAAGGCTGTTAGCCCGCCTTGCGGCTGCGCCAGGGGCGGCCGCCGCCCTTGCCGGCGCGCTCGCCAGAGCGCTCACCAGCACCCTCGCTCTTGCCGGCATGGGAGGAGCGATTGCCGTTACCGGCCTGCGGCGGGCGCTTCATGAAGGACATGCCGGCCATCGAGTCATCGCCCTGGCTCCGGCGGCCCTCAGCACGGTCTTCGCGCTGACCGCCAGCATGGCCTTCGCCCTGACCACCAGCATGACGGGGACGCTGCGGCTTCTGGCCGTGACCATGATTGGGACGGCCACCCTCGGGACGCCCCTCGGAACGTCCATGCGGACGGCCCTGATTCGGACGGCCTTGCGGACGCCCACCCTGCGGACGGGGGCCACGCTCGCGGCGCGGCTCCTCGGCCGTTGCGAGCGTGCCTTCCGGAAGGGCACGCTGCAGCTCCGGCACCTTCTGGCGGGTCAGCTTCTCGATGTCGCGCAGATAGGCCCGCTCCTCCCGGTCGCAGAAGGAGATCGCCATGCCGTCCGCCCCGGCACGCGCGGTGCGGCCAATGCGGTGGACATAGCTTTCCGCGATGTTCGGCAGATCGTAGTTGATGACGTGGGTGACGCCATCGACATCGATGCCGCGGGCGGCGATGTCGGTCGCGATCAGCACCTTGCAGGCGCCGTCACGGAAGGCCAGCAACGCGCGTTCGCGCTGGGACTGCGACTTGTTGCCGTGGATCGCGGCGGACACGATGCCCGCCCCTTCCAGATAGCGCACAACCTTGTCGGCGCCATGCTTGGTGCGGGTGAAGACCAGCGTGCGGCCGAAGCCCATCTGGGCGTCGGACAGCAGATCGGCCAGCAGCGCGCGCTTCAGCCCGGTCGGCACGAAGATCACCTGCTGCGACACGCGCTCCGCCGTGGAGGCGACGGGTGTCACCGCGACCTTTGCCGGATCGTGCAGCAGTTCGCCGGCCAGCGTCTCGATCTCGCGCGGCATGGTGGCCGAGAAGAACAGGTTCTGACGCTTCGCCGGCAGCGTCTTCACGATGCGGCGGATCGGCTGGATGAAGCCCATGTCGAGCATCTGGTCGGCCTCATCAAGCACAAAGATCTCGACCTGGTCGAGGCGCACGACGCGGTTCTGCAGATGGTCAATCAGCCGGCCAGGCGTGGCGACGACGATATCGACGCCGCGCTGCAGCGCCTTGGCCTGCGGCCCGGCAGACACGCCACCGAACACGGTGGCGACGGACAGGTTCAGGAACTTGCCATAGACCCGGAAGCTCTCGGCGATCTGGCTGGCCAGCTCGCGCGTCGGGCTCAGGATCAGCACGCGGCAGGAACCGCGCGGCGTCTTGATGTGGTTGCCCTCTTCCGTCAGCCGGTTGAGGATCGGCAGCGCGAAGGCCGCCGTCTTGCCGGTGCCGGTCTGCGCAATACCCATGAGGTCGCGACCGGTTAGCACCGGGGGAATGGCCTGCGCCTGGATCGGCGTGGGCGTCTCGTAGCCTTCGGCGGTGACCGCCTTCAGAATCGGGGCGGACAGGCCGAGGTCAGTAAATTTCGTCAAAATGGAAAACTTTCGCTCAAGGCCCGCAAACAGCGGCCGGCCGACTCGCTGTCGGCCTTGCGTCATACCATCGCGGGCATTTCAGGGACGCCCCGCGTGGCCTGGGCGATCAAATGAAATCAGCGGCGCGCGACAGTACCGGTTGCCTGGAGAAGGCAGCGTTCACGCGGTCGGCGCGCCAAGGGCCGTTTCATGCGGCAGTGCACAAATGCGCCCTAGGCGGCCTAATGTCAAGGAAATCAACCAGAAATGTAATTTACCGGCTGAAGCGATGGTTGCTGTTTTCTCTTTCTTGTCATTGCCGGGCTTGACCCGGCAATCCAGGGGCCGCGATCTGAGGCGATGCAGGCAGGGCACCGCCCCTAGACCCCCGGATCAAGTCCGGGGGTGACAGAAGGGGATATTTGCAGCGGCTTCCATCCTCTACCGCGACAGCATGACCGGGACGGTCATGTGGTCGAGGATGGTGCGGGTGCTGCCACCCAGCACATATTCCCGCAGGCGCGAATGGCCATAGGCGCCGATGACGATGAGCCGCGCATCGCGGTCCGCCGCCAGGTTCAGCAGCACGTCGCCGGGGTCCAGCTCGGTCGAGGGCTCATGCTGCAGCGTGACTTTCAAATCATGGCGGGCGAGATATTCCGCCGCCTCCTCGCCGCTGACCACCGCGTCGCCGCCGACCGTGACCAGCGTCACCTTGCCGGCCAGCCGCAGCATCGGCAGTGCGTCATGCAATGCGCGCGCCGCCTCGCGCCCGCCATTCCAGCCGACCAGCGCCTCGCCGCCGGCAATCGGCTTCGCACCGATATTGGGGACCATCAGGATCGGCGTGGAGGCGTTCATCACCAGGTCGCCGGCCAGCATCGCCACATCGTCGGGCACGTTATCGTCCACCGGCTGTCCGATGACGATCAGGTCGGCGCAGCGCGCCGCCTCGGCCACCGCCATCGCCATCGGCGCGGCATAGACCCGCCAGTCGCTGCGGGCCGCCCAGTCGGCCAGCTTCACCTGATGCTGGAACGCCTCGCGCAGCTTGCCCAGCCGCTCATCCTCGGCGCTGTCCAGCTGCTCCAGCACCGTGTCGGGGATCGCCCCCATGGAATAGACCGGCACGGCAATCGGACGCTTCACGCCGACGCCGACCAGATGGGCGTCCAGCCTTTCGGCAAGGTCGAGGGCGGTACCGACAACGCGTGCGGCCTCATCGGCTTCTGTGATGGTGACGACGATGGTCTTGATGGACATGATCGCTTTCCTCCTGGTGGTGGCGTCCTTACGGAAGCCCTCCTTGCGGGTGGCGCCAGAGCCTGAAACATCAGTCTGGGGCGTCATGATGCGGAGGACATCATACGCCCCTTTCCGTGACATTGATGTGCATCAAGAAGGACGCAGCCTTTCCCGCAGGGCAGGATCATGCGCCTGCGGCAGCATCCGGCAGGTGCTGGTCGAACTGCAGCGTCGCCAGCCGGGCATAGAGCCCGCCCTGACGCATCAGCTCAGCATGGCTGCCGGTGGCGGCGATGTGGCCCTGGTCCAGCACCACGATGCGGTCCGCCTTCAGCACAGTGGCCAGCCGGTGCGCGATGATCAGCGTGGTGCGCCCGGCCATCAGCCGGTCCAGCGCCGACTGCACCAGCCGCTCGCTTTCGGAATCCAGCGCGCTGGTCGCCTCGTCCAGCAGCAGCACGGCGGGATCGCGCAGGATCGCCCGCGCGATGGCCAGGCGCTGGCGCTGGCCGCCGGACAGGCGCACGCCCTTCTCGCCGAGGAAGGTGTTGAACCCGTCAGGCAGCCGGTCCAGGAACTCGGCTGCCGCCGCGGCCTCGGCAGCGGCGCGCACATCTTCATCGCTGGCACCGGGCCGGCCATAGCGGATGTTCTCGAAGGCATTGGCGGAGAAGATCACCGGCTCCTGCGGCACCAGGCCGAGGCGGCTGCGCAGCGCCCTGGGATCGGCCTGCCGCACATCGACGCTATCCAGCCGGATTGTCCCGGACTCCGGATCGTAGAAGCGCAGCAGAAGCTGGAACACGGTGGTCTTGCCCGCCCCGGAGGGGCCGACCAGCGCCACCTTCTCGCCCGGCTGGACGGTCAGCGAAAACTCCTCCAGCGCCGCCCGGTCGGGACGCGCCGGGTAATGGAAGCGTACGCGGTCGAATTCGATGCCGCCGCGCGGCGGTTCCGGCAGGGCCACCGGCAGCGACGGTACTGCGACCGGCGACGGCGCGGCCAGCAGCTCCATCAGCCGTTCGGTCGCCCCCGCCGCGCGCTGCAGATCGCCGATCACCTCGGAGATCGCGCCGACCGCGCCGGCCACCACCACGGCGTAGAACACGAAGGCCGACAGCTCGCCGCCGCTGATCGTGCCGTCGATGACGCTGCGCCCGCCCAGCCACAGGATGGCGGCAACGGCGCTGAACACCAGCATGATGACGGTGGCGGTCAGCATGGCACGCGCCGCGATCCGGCGCACCGAGGTGGCGAAGGCGCGCTCCACCTCACCGGCGAAATTCGCACGGTCCTCGCCCTCATGGGTGAAGGACTGCACGGTGCGGATCGCGTTCAGGCTCTCCTCGATATAGGCGCCGACATCGGCCAGCCGGTCCTGGCTGTCGCGCGACAGCCGGCGCACCTTGCGGCCATAGATCAGGATCGGCGCGACCACCAGCGGCACGACCAGAAAGACCAGGCCGGTCAGCACCGGGCTGGTGATGACCAGCATCACCGTGCCGCCGACGAACAGCAGCGTGTTGCGCAGCGCGATGGAGGCCGAGGAGCCGACCACCACCTGCACCAGCGTGGTGTCGCTGGTCAGGCGGGACAGCACCTCGCCGGTGCGCGTCGTCTCGAAGAAGCCGGGGCTCAGGCTCAGCACATGGTCGAACACCGCCTTGCGGATATCGGCCACCACGCGCTCGCCGATCCAGGAGACCAGGTAGAAGCGCACATAGCTGGCGACGGCCAGCACCAGCACCACGCCGAACAGCACGATGACTGCCTGGTCCAGCAGCGCCGGGTTGCCGGCACCGAACGCGCCATCCACCAGGTAGCGCAGCCCCATGCCAAGTCCCAGCACGGTGGAGGCGGCGATGACCAGCGCCGTCAACGCGCCGGCGATCTGCCCCTTGTAAGGGGCGAGGAAGCGCAGCAGATGGCGCAGCGGCCCCAGCCGCTTGCCGCCTTCCGGCATAGTCCTGTCGGCCCGTTCACTCATCGACATTCGGCACTGCCCTTTTGTCTCTATATTTCCCTTGCCGTACAGCAATTTTCCGGCCATTTCCAGCAGCGCCGCCGCGGCCTCGCGTCACGGTCGGAAATCGCGGTGCGGATGGGGCTTGCCTCGCCGCACCGGCTTCTGTATATACGGCGGCTCGCATATTTGGCCCCTTACTCCCGACCGGCGGACTTGGCTATGAAGCAGGAAATCCATCCCGACTATCACGAGATCACGGTCGTGATGACCGACGGCAGCACCTACAAGACTCGCTCCACCTGGGGCAAGGAAGGCGACACGCTGCGCCTCGAGATCGACCCGAAGTCGCACCCGGCCTGGACCGGCCAGCATCGTCTGCTGGACAGCGGCGGTCAGGTCGCGAAGTTCAACAAGCGCTTCGCCAATCTCGGCATCGGCTGAGCAGCGCTGCAAACACCTGCGGATCAGGCGCCGGTCTTTCCGGCGCCTTTTTCGTTGCGCGCATTTCCATAAAATAGTTGTACGGGGAATAACTGTGCAGGATCAGCTGGCGTCCAGCATGCGGTCCAGCCGCTCGATGCGCTGATAGACGCTGAGGCTGCGGTCCATCAACCGGCGCAGTTCCGGCGGCATGTCGAGCGCTTCGGAATGCCGCTCGGCCAGGCACACCTCCTGGCCGCCAAGCCGGTAGCGTTCCTCGCTGGCCTCGGCCGAAGTCAGCTCGCCATGATGCACCGCCTTCTGCACCATCAGCCAGGCCATCGCCTGGGTCAGGCGCGAGGTCATGCGCATGGTCTCGCAGCTGAGCTGCGCCTCATCGACCCGCGCGGCCATGAAGCGCACCCGCTCGATATCCAGCCCCCTATCCTGCCTTGGGCCGGAAGGCGCCATAAAGTCACCGCGCGCCGGCTGGCGGCGCAACCGCGCCTTCTGGGATGCCTGCAGGTAATCGCGCGTTTCGACGATCAGGTCGAAAAGCTCGCTATAGGTCCGCTCCAGAAGCAGCGTCGTCTGTTGCATCGCGCCCATATTCGCGACCTGGCCCACCTGTAATTGCCACCGGAAATCATTCCGCCTGTGAAACAGTATGGCGGCAAAATCGAACTATTCCAAGCCCCTAGGCGCGCATATTCCAAAAAGCTTCATTAACCATTCTAGCCGTTGAAAAGGCCGGATGCCTGCGGACAGCGGCCCCTGCGGCTGGGTTTCTCCACCCTCTTGAAGCCGCTTTCCGGCTTCCCATATCTGGAACGTGGATCGCCACTGATGGGGTCCACGGACGATTACCGGTCAGACCCATGGGGTGGGCCGTACACAGAACATGTTGCTTCAGGAGGACATGACAATGCGCAGTTTCGATCTTTCCCCGCTTTTCCGTTCGACCGTCGGCTTCGACCGCATGATGCGGCTGCTTGATGAGAGCATGCGCAACAGCGTCCAGCAGGCGCCGAGCTATCCGCCCTACAACATCGAGAAGCTGGAAGAAGACCAGTACCGCATCACCATGGCGGTGGCCGGCTTCGCCGAGGGCGACCTCGATGTGACGGTGCAGAACAACACGCTGGTGATCAGCGGCCGCAGCGAGCAGAACGAGGAGGAGAACGCCCAGGAAGGCCGTTTCCTCTATCGTGGGATTGCCCGCCGCGCCTTCGAGCGCCGCTTCGAGCTGGCCGAGACCGTGAAGGTCTCCGGTGCCCGCATGGAGAATGGTCTGCTGCATGTCGATCTGGTGCGCGAGGTGCCTGAGGCTGCCAAGCCGCGCAAGATCGAGATCACCGGTTCGGCTACCAGCACCAGCAAAGTCATCGAAGGTAAGAAGGCCGCGTAATCCCGGCGCGACCTGATAGTTCCCGTTTTCCCTGACGGGCGCGGCCGCATCCAGAAATGGATGCGGCCGTTTCTGTAGGTGCCCCTCTCCCCTCGCGGGAGAGGGGTGCGTAGGCTTATGAGCGAAGCGAATTAGCCGGAGCTGGGTGAGGGGGAATTGCTTTCCGGCCATGTCCTTCGAGACGCGCGCCCCGAGACCTCGGGGCGCGCTCCTCAGGACGAGGTCATTGTTGGAATAACGGCGGTGCCTCCTGGTGACCTCATGCTGAGGAGCCGGCTGGAAGCCGGCGTCTCGAAGCATAGGGCAGCGCGATGAACCCGTTACGCCGCCAGCCGTTCGGCGACGCGGTCCAGCGTCTCGACGTGATCGACCGGGCCGATGCTGGCCAGCGTCGGGCGGGAGGCGAGCAGCCGGGCGACCACGCGGTCCACGGCGGCGGCATCGACCGCCTCCACCTTTTCCACCAGCTCGGATGGCGGAATGGCGCGGCCATAGACCATGAGCTGCTGGGCCACCTGCTCGCAGCGGTTGCCAGTCGATTCGCGACCCATCAGCAGGCCGGCCTTCAGCTGCGCGCGGGCGCGGCCCAGCTCCGCCTCCGTCAGGCTGCCGGCCACGGTCCGGAAACTGTCGCACAGCACCGGCACCAGTTCGGCCACCTGCTCCTCACCGGTGCCGGCATAGATGCCGAACAGCCCGCCATCGCGGAAGGCCGACTGGAAGGAATAGATCGAATAGACCAGCCCGCGCTTCTCCCGGATCTCCTGGAACAGGCGCGAGGACATGCCGCCGCCGAATAGGGTGGAGAATACCGACAGCGCGTAATAATCCGGATCGTCATAGGACAGGGAATCGAAGCCCAGCAGCAGATGCACCTGCTCCAGGTCGCGCTCCTCGCGCCGCTCCCCGCCATTGTAGGCGGCGGCGGGCTCCGGCTTTTCGGCGGTCGGCTTCAGATCGGCGAAGGCATTGCCCACCATCTCCACCATGCGGTCGTGATCGACCTTGCCGGCAGCCGCGAACACCATCTTCTGCGGCCCGTACTGCTGGCCGATATAGTCGATCAGCGTCTCCCGGCGCATGGCGGTGACGGTCTGTTCCGTGCCCAGCACCGGCCGGCCCATCGGCTGGTCCGGATAGGCGGTCTCCTGGAACAGGTCGAAGATGATGTCGTCCGGCGTGTCGTTCGCCTGGCCGATCTCCTGCACCACCACCTGCTGCTCGCGGCGCAGTTCCTCCGCATCGAAGGTAGAATGCTGCAAGATGTCGGAAAGGATATCGACTGCCAGCGGAACGTCATCGGCCAGTACCTTGGCGTAATAGGCGGTGTTCTCGCGGCTGGTATAGGCGTTCAGCACGCCGCCCACGGCCTCTATCTCCTCGGCGATGGCCTGCGGGCTGCGCTTTTCCGTGCCCTTGAACGCCATGTGCTCCAGCAGGTGCGAGATGCCGTTCACCTGCGCCTCCTCATGGCGCGTGCCGACCCCGACCCAGGCGCCGAGCGAGACGGACTCGACATGCTCCATATGGTCGGTGGCGACGCGCAGCCCGTTGGGCAGGGTGGTGATGCGCACGCTGTCGCTGTTCTTCATGGGTCAGACGGCCTCCTTCCGGCCGGTCTTCTCGGAAATGTAATCCTGCACGGTGGCAAGGTCGTTGGGCAGCACGGCCACCCGCTCCTCGCGCTCGAACAAATCGGCAAGGCGCGGCGGAAGGGCCGGGCGGATGCCGGTCGCCGCCTCCACCGCATCCGGGAACTTCGCCGGATGGGCGCAGGCCAGCGCCACCACCGCGATATCGGGATCGAGCGATATGGCACGCCCCGCGCCAACGCCGACGGCGGTATGCGGATCGAGGATTTCCCCGGTCTCGCCATGCACGGCGCGGATCACCGCCTTGGTCTCCGTATCGTCGATCCGGTGCGCGGCGAACAGCGCCGAGGCGCGGCCCAGCTGGTTGTCGCCAACCTTGAAGCTGCCGGCCGCCCGGAAGCCCTTCATGGTGTCGGCGACCAGCGCGCCATCGCGGTCCAGCAGATCGAACAGCAGCCGCTCGAAATTGCTTGAAACCTGGATGTCCATGGACGGGCTGAGGCTGGGTTCCACCCCCTCGATCTTCATCTCGCCGGAGCGGAAGAAGCGGGTCAGGATGTCGTTGCGGTTCGACCCGACGATCAGCTTCTCGACTGGCAGGCCCGTCTGCTTCGCCGCATAGGCAGCATAGACATTGCCGAAATTGCCGGTCGGCACGGAAAAGGCGATGCGGCGGTCCGGCGCGCCCAGCGCCACCCCGGCAGCGATGTAATAGATGATCTGCGCCATGATGCGCGCCCAGTTGATCGAATTCACCGCCGACAGATTCTGCCGCGCCCGGAAGGCCGGGTCGTTGAACATCGCCTTCACCTGGTCCTGGCAATCGTCGAAGGTGCCTTCCAGCGCGATGTTATGGACGTTGGACGACAGCACGCTCGTCATCTGCCGGCGCTGCACCTCGGAGGTGCGGCCCTTCGGGTGCAGGATGAAGATGTCGATCGCGGCACGGTCGCGGCAGGCCTCGATGGCGGCGGAGCCGGTATCGCCGGAGGTGGCGCCGACGATGGTCACCCGCTCCCCGCGCCGCGTGAGCACATGGTCGAACAGCCGGCCCAGCAGCTGCAGCGCGACATCCTTGAAGGCCAGGGTCGGCCCGTGGAACAGCTCCAGCAGCCAGAAATTGCTGTCCAGCTGCTTCAGCGGCGTGACCGCCCTGTGATCGAAGGTTTCGTAGGAGTCCCGCACGATGCGCGCGAAATCGGCATCGGAAATGGCGCTGCCCAGGAAGGGCCGCATGACGCGCTCGGCGATCTCGACATAGGAAAGCCCGCGCATCGCGCGCAGCTCGGCGGCGCTGAAGGCCGGCCATTCCTGCGGCACATAGAGGCCGCCATCCTCGGCGAGGCCCGCCAGCAGCACCCCTTCAAAATCGAGGACCGGGGCGCTTCCGCGCGTGCTCACATACTTCATCGGGCAGGCTCCAAGGCTCACGCCAGCCAAAGGCGGTTGATCGAAGCGCACAACCTAATGCCGGACCGGAGACTCTTCAAGGCGGGGCGGCTTATGCCCCCAGATAGCGCCGCTGCAGATGCGCCTTGAAGGCGGCGGTGGAGAGCGGTGCACCGGTGGCGCGGTCCAGCAGCTCGTCGGCGGAATAGCGCGAACCATGGGCATGCACATTCGTGCGCAACCAGCCGACCAGCGGCGTGAAATCTCCGCGCGCGATGCCGGGCAGGATATCGGGCTGCTGCTCGGTCGCGGAGGCGAACAGCTGCGCGGCCATCATCGCGCCCAGCGTGTATGTGGGGAAATAGCCGATGGCGCCATCATACCAGTGGATATCCTGCAGGCAGCCCATCCGGTCATCCGGCGGCGTCACGCCCAGCAGATCGCGCATGCCGTCGTTCCAGGCGCCCGGCAGGTCGGCAACGTCGAGATCGCCGGCCACGATGGCGCGCTCCAGCCGGTAGCGCAGGATCACATGCAGCGGGTAGGTCACCTCGTCCGCATCGACGCGGATGAAGCCGCGTTCGACGCGGGTATAGAGACGGCGCAGCATGTCCGCCTCATAGGCCGGGCCGGATACGCCGAAAGCCTCGCGGATCAGCGGCGCCGCGAACTCCAGGAAGGCGGGCGAGCGGCAGGCCTGCATCTCCACCAGCAGCGACTGGCTTTCATGCACGGTCATGCCGCGCGCCTCGCCGATCGGCTGGTGCCGCCACGGTGCCTCCGGCAGACCCAGCTCATAGAGCGCGTGGCCGGTCTCGTGCAGCACGCCCATCAGGCTCTGGGTGAAATCGCCCTCGTCATAGCGCGTGGTGATGCGGATATCGTCCGGACCGCCGCCGCAGAACGGATGCAGCGAGACATCCAGCCGGCCGCGATTGAAGTCGAAGCCGGCGGCGGCCATCAGCCGGCGGCCCAGCGCGGCCTGTGAGTCGACCGGGAACGGCCCCTGCGGCAAGACGAGCGGC from Oceanibaculum indicum P24 encodes the following:
- a CDS encoding carboxypeptidase M32 is translated as MSNAAGAYKALERRFHRLSVLGGVGGILHWDQSVMMPDGGAEARGEQLATLSVLSHELLTAPDMADLLDAAGAEGLADWPAANLALMRRQHAHATAVPADLVEARSKACSKCEMAWRTARKNSDFAAILPHLREVVRLTREMAEIKAAALGLDPYDALLDQYDPGNRAERIDPVFDDLATFLPPLLEAVLERQAAEAPLVLPQGPFPVDSQAALGRRLMAAAGFDFNRGRLDVSLHPFCGGGPDDIRITTRYDEGDFTQSLMGVLHETGHALYELGLPEAPWRHQPIGEARGMTVHESQSLLVEMQACRSPAFLEFAAPLIREAFGVSGPAYEADMLRRLYTRVERGFIRVDADEVTYPLHVILRYRLERAIVAGDLDVADLPGAWNDGMRDLLGVTPPDDRMGCLQDIHWYDGAIGYFPTYTLGAMMAAQLFASATEQQPDILPGIARGDFTPLVGWLRTNVHAHGSRYSADELLDRATGAPLSTAAFKAHLQRRYLGA